The nucleotide sequence aattaattaccgctattaataattaaaacattttcattcaaaaaacACGGTtaaaattataggaaaatataattatattagaataaatcttcacgtttaaaagttacaattttttatatgtgtcgtataaaaatatattcaagtaTTAGGAGaggtatattttttgtttcttttttttttatttaaaggtctagattgaaatataaaacaaattcttaacatttttatgctcaaatcattacaagaaatatcgcgatttttttctcatttttatctattatcatttataaaaattaaatggcgcattttattatatttgatataacatacattttgtattattctaataatatgcCGTGAGAAGCTCTTATCAAAAaatccactcttaaaaaagcaTATTAAATCGATCACAAGTAGTATTACCTTACAAGTATTATTACCTTTTTTCCATGATGCTGATTAGTTATCTCGATACTGCGCTATGCATTACTTTCTATCAATAAAACCCTCATAACTGAGCAATGTATTTGACAGTTCAAATATTAAGTAcaagtgtaatttttattaaaatataatttatatataattaattttgaaaaaacggagaattaaagttaatatgtgtaagtaattatacacacacacaaaataaatagcaCGCCCTTATAGTGTTAATAACAGTATAATGctatatagtataaataaaagcaaacctgttaatattaaagaatgttAAAGAATCTGGAAACATTTAATCTACAAAATAACgtaaaaaagaacaattttttatattatggcGCACTGATGTATCCTCAAAATTCTATGtgtaaagaattttacaaCTAGAGAAATACATAGAAATacagaataatatatgtacttaATATCCTTAATAGATTATTGCTTGTATATatctagaatttaaaaaaatttatttaatatcgtgAAAATATCTAACATgagagatatacatatatctgagaagagtattatatattctgatatactcttaatttacttatataatttaatacaagataaaaaaaagagaggaagagatggagagagagagagagagtagctaagaagaataaattgatacaattatacataatcgcaacgaataaattaagaattatacgATGTTTgcttttgttgaaaaaagaaaaatagtttgTACTTGTATGTTGggttatttttcataattgtcatttattaaaaaaaaaaataattactatgtaaatcgcgatatattattcattttgtaCAATTACACCTATATCTTAATAAGTACCACAATGTTTtgtttaaatgaattattcgTTCAATACATTGACGATTCGagcgtacatatattttgttcaacTATgttgaagatatatataaataattgacaagACAATGGAAGAATAAGAGATGTAcagaatatttcgaaaataattgtataattttaattgcgtttcttaaaaaaaacgatacatatatagaagaattaattatatttttctctatattttgtaaatagttttcaaagattttccattttcttttaaaagatttgatCACCAATTTATTTcacgtaaaatttttagatcagCGTAAACTTGAGTCTTTTGatatattcatctttttacgattataatttgattattatttttactaattttttgaatattaattttctatcttaattttaatttgttattaaaatttgaattttatatgcagATTTTGAAATGTAACTATTTCTTAGGCAAATATAAGAAAtggaaatgttatataatttactttttttgcgagctattataatttttgtagattctgatatttatattctttatgctctcttatatatttaatttttaacattttatatatatatatatatatttaaatataaaataaaatattttatggaagcctcgaaaacttttatttaatttcttgatagaatcttacattttttctacgcaattttctatataatatgtaaactCTAGGAActgcttttaaatatataaaaaaattttaaatctttatattttgcagcAATAAATACTTTTGAATTACATTTCCAATTAtgaaattcttttctaaattttcaaattttcgtaAGAGCTAGAAATTCGACATTTTTGTCGAGCAAAAGTCGGACACATTCTATACATCTCCCACAATTActctttatatacatgtatctcTAAATTACAACAAGAtacaacttttcttttttgtcacaattcaattaagattattttattaagattaaaactGAATAAATTTGAGTCCCGATTGATTAATTGTACGTATCTTCAGAAAGATAACGAATTTGTTCTCTGTAGCTACACGTATCGCATACTTTTATCTTTAACGCACGCTACAAAAAACAAATCTTTAATtgatttactaattttttttctagttcAAGTAACCGGCCGTTATCGTGATTGGGAATCCAGTATCTTGACACTCTTTGATATGTGTTCGGATTCCtctgttttatatatcttgaaaaaatttcctaaTTGCGCAATAATAACGCTATATGAGATAACGGCATGCCAAGAATGATATAACGATCTTGATCGTGATATGCGATCATTCGTCGACCATTAATTCAAAATGTACTGCACCCTTCTTTTCGCCTTTAACCGAGGTATACTTGATGTTCTTTGCCCATGCCCGACACTCGACATTGATGATTTGATTCCCTGCAAAAACAAGTTagtttagataattttatcatttttaaattatcatattttatcatatttaaaacgattaaattctttttttttgtcaatttattttttttattaatatagaaatattttagtattttaatatccaGAATTACGGGATAAAAGAAAGCATAAATAACGAAACAATCTCTGCAATTatggaaattttataagataagtACAAAGAGATAATAggtataaaactaataaaaaattgtaaatatttaaaatcaataaacgaGATACATTATTGATGTGCGAATTGATGTGGATAACTATCAATATTTTCGCtacaaaaatgcaatattaatttataattaatattttaataagtcaTTAAATCAtgatataatctaatattcgattatttcacaaaaaaattataaagattacaattaaattaataatctttacaaAAACATGCTAACataatttgtatacataaatataaaaaaatctgttattatAGCTTTTATCTGATTTATGTTGTTTTGTAGATATCTGAAAAAGATATCTACGATATTTGATAAAGATTCacgaaagattattaaaatataagattaaattaaattatgaatgcaACTTTGAACGAGCTTGTGCTGGCTCGACAACACCTTTCGACGACCGATACCGTGCTGCAACACACCGGCTTTTACTGGTTTCATCTGGAGCGTCATTTACGTACGAGTCGTACACGAACCGGTCAATGATGGTGAATAGCGAAAGATGgattcaataaaaaagtttgtatCGGTATCTTGCACGTTGCACATATGTCGGATATCAAAAAAGAGTTATGACGAAAGATTTATGATGAAAGATTCCGAAAATACGAATCGTGATTTGAAGTTTTCAAAGATTTACTTTAACGCGACAAATGTagtaaaaaaacaatgtagTAAAAAAGAATCATTGCAGTTAGTTCAATCATTTAGTTGCTTTCTGagggaaaacaaaaaaagaaggagataaacttaataatttattttataatataaaaaatattttataaaatgtgttatttatctgagagaaaatttaaaaaaaactgttacttaaaagttttcattttctctgtttttgttttctcttctctgaatgcaaatatttttattttccattctcatcatttctctcaaaatgatgtaaaataaaatttataaaattaagtctGAACTTACTTTTTGGTCGAAGGAACTGGACAGCGACGACTGGGCTTAAATACCCGGCTGTATTCTTGTATGGATAATAGAATCCTGGAAAGCCGTGTCcctttggaaaataatttaatggaCCGATGCTCTCTCTATCATGAGGATTATCACCTTTGCAGGATACCCATACGGTATTTAACTGCAATgtaaaagaaacataaattttatattaagtgaGAGATTgatcttttacaaaatactaaaataaaagtataattaaacttgTCGCGTttcaatttctaaatattttccctagaaattctttctcaattttaagcgcgatatttttaacagCAATTCTTAAAGTATATTACTGGATATATTCctgaaattttctataaaaattgaattttgttttaaattagtattcttttttattttcattatattccgTGTATACCAAAGaacaatttattacttataacgTATCCTTATATTCTCATAAGTTTGATTTACagcatttaaaatatgctattaaatattgtatcatataatatttcaaaaataaataaatgtataatattaaaaaaaagaattatattgcgCAAGATTAGACTATTATCattagcaaaaaaaagatcgaataGAGAACAATaatcttcataatttataattttattcacagatcaaattatttcttgacGTAAATTAGACACAGATCAAATCATTTCTTGACATAGATAGAAACGCAGCAACGTTTACAATTCTTATCTGTGTTtgccaataaaataaacagataAACAGATATTAGTGACACAAATGTGATATcactttttattgaatattccaGTCAGCTGAATATTCTCTGTTGTTGgaactgaataaaaattaactttaaatataaaatccttctTTCCTGCttataattctgaatttttaaGCCTCACAAATCCGATGTTAAATTAGCGAAAAATGACTCggctgataaaaaatattacgcgttgcaaatttaaataataatgtttttttttccaaattttattcaaatccagattttttaaattttttatcgactaATATAACTGACTGACCGACTAACTAACCCATGAAGCGTCGACATTGCGTATATACTGGACTAACTCGTCTGGCATTTCGTCCGGCAAATTTTGCGTGTCATTGTAGTATTCAGGAACCCATCCGTATATCTGAAAAGtaacatttcaaaaaaattttttaacagctctacaatcaaaataaaagattaatatatcgcattaatctcattaatcatcgcattaaataaatgttttcatgCAATGCTATAACGATCAATgcaaacaatatatacacttatctctaatattattttcttttaaatatatgtcatttaataaataacaaaaataggTGCAAAATTATAAGTAGCCATATCTGTAATCATAAGATATTCACTTGATGaaagatattgatatatacttCTGGAAActcatgattaaaaaaatatttttataaattgagataaatggatatatttatgcaaaaatttgtatCGATGTTTTACCCTGTTAAGCTTGATAAAGATGCAAGGTGCTGAGTTGTTGAATCCATATTGCTGATTCGGCGAACACGGTCCCCAATTGTTGATGTCGACCGCGCATACATTACCCTCCTTCGGCGGCATAGTGTAGTTGCAGATCTGCTGATTTCTACCGCCGTTTGACAAAAGCGACGACTCCATATATCCTATCGAAAACGAACGGAGACACGAATCaggttataattaatttatatcgagtgcgaaaaaattatttaaactatccAGGTAGCAAATGCACATCATTTGacgtcaaaataatattatttgacgtTCAAGTGACATCATTTGGCGTTAAAATCACGTGCGCTTGCTATTTGGATATAAGAGCAAATCTCgaatttggaaattttatcCTTAGATTTAACGATATCAAAGACATACGGATGCTGTGCATCCGCTATGataaagatgattttttttttagtgacaGTGTGCATGTTAGtatcattctctttctcatcgATGGCTGATGATTCATTTTCACGCGTTATTTGCGTTACTGAGACTTATCAAAGAGTTAATGGCAACGTTCATATTGATGATAAATGCGTGGTTCATTACTCACGTTCCAAAAAAATGTCTAGGAGTTGTGTCCACTTTCGTACTTCGCTCTCATTCGACGCGCTGTACCAAATGAGCGATTTTTCATCCGGGTTGTCCGACATCGGTCGAAAGCCCAAGCCTAGTgattgcaaaagaaatgtaatcGGGAAATTCCAACAAGTTAAAAACGTAAATTCTCATTACTtttgtgtattataaataattatctcttgTGGATAACATCGAGAAAAAATTCGATGAATAAATGATCTTTATTTTCGTGACAGAATTCAACCAAAAATTATGCAACTTTAATCACGAAAAAATCAACTATTTTTATCCTTGACATTCTTAACTTaggtattaattattatttatttatttttatttgtattactagtttattcattttagtttcatttatatagtttaagcTTGTGATACATTTACGTAACGTGCGATGCTATCGCATACAAgtattgtcataaaaaattgcgataagATGTGATTTCATTCTATAACATAAGAACTTTATCAGGAAAGATGCACAGTTTAACGTCTACCTGTCTACATTGTtagctataataaaaaaaaagaaatatttaatattttccgaCAAATGTATGTACTTATAcaagtgtatatttttttaaataaaaaatttgtgttaaattaagaaatataatatttactcaCCTTGCGTTAATGCCTAAAGTctcaagaaataatattttatccatcgcagca is from Cataglyphis hispanica isolate Lineage 1 chromosome 15, ULB_Chis1_1.0, whole genome shotgun sequence and encodes:
- the LOC126854961 gene encoding sodium/potassium-transporting ATPase subunit beta-2-like translates to MSVRGKQVQNGTYEFDYMRVPDTRTRWKIFRDGIYNPQEGTYCGHPPKKWGMTVIFYACFYAGLAILFTICMKGMLATLSDEKPKWTLSGSLIGTNPGLGFRPMSDNPDEKSLIWYSASNESEVRKWTQLLDIFLERYMESSLLSNGGRNQQICNYTMPPKEGNVCAVDINNWGPCSPNQQYGFNNSAPCIFIKLNRIYGWVPEYYNDTQNLPDEMPDELVQYIRNVDASWLNTVWVSCKGDNPHDRESIGPLNYFPKGHGFPGFYYPYKNTAGYLSPVVAVQFLRPKRNQIINVECRAWAKNIKYTSVKGEKKGAVHFELMVDE